A genomic stretch from Myripristis murdjan chromosome 12, fMyrMur1.1, whole genome shotgun sequence includes:
- the gtf3c4 gene encoding general transcription factor 3C polypeptide 4, with translation MAAASASRSTGSQARNAAIKIEPEDSGGAPSAGEGPVHMREPVLTLMAPVSGLQPLVWSQDHRLAACTTSAISLMELVCDIYGNQQDLTLHRTSISVPTDVLQLRVGPEEELEEARHKFSSHPDPTISQAFISDRVMNPHMATQKGVKYTSWSPLGCDVSGRCLLACLTLDHRLTIHNSMKRLQWSVVADLTRRYSERLAERGYAKKDGKPPEANLLNFEELQRRFRMQTPLRMEWSSLYTVKQVEADNTCREEEIVFLAVLMENGDLVLWRFRLPCVDGTHIEFYDLIESGVTRPSDLAWWEYEGSDNRMSGLIVGSEVGPVRIMPVNLAGVKGYFTLKQPVILWQQVDEIPVENIKCVPIFHPIQKSNCSLVVATRGCYVFWCLLMISPAGLNVHNSHIAGLHSLPVVSLAVTRQGVTVYTCSIDGWVKKLTPTFTETTLIFAQENMLLPDTFPGRRMHGIAVSHNGAYIALASTQGIVSGHHPVSRSYQVNFVTAKTPETAATQILKSPSQSLYKAADLLDLVRWRVLKEQRIPPSLRDQLDKKIQEADTPYLWRFKLFLLRILKESLKKVPDDPLWKPTYEDAKVVIREEGAAEDQAVKEEDDDEPRNGVDEEDLAELIRAVSAEIASVEARLSREHMKKVLGEVYLNIWTAVNTSIPTCGLVEYLSKDTSDRASEVLIGHIKKKMNKQTFSEHCNLCEEVLPFTSAKDATCKNGHMWLRCVLSFQACQSLAFKRCLLLDGVAGVPEPGAPEWIKKILTGPCTFCDSPMI, from the exons ATGGCGGCGGCCAGTGCGTCTAGATCTACAGGCTCACAGGCACGAAATGCTGCGATCAAAATTGAACCGGAGGACTCTGGCGGAGCGCCGTCGGCGGGCGAAGGTCCGGTCCACATGAGAGAGCCGGTCTTGACGCTCATGGCCCCGGTGAGCGGCCTGCAGCCCCTCGTCTGGTCCCAGGATCACCGCCTGGCCGCCTGCACCACCAGTGCAATCTCACTGATGGAGCTTGTGTGCGACATCTACGGCAACCAGCAAGACCTCACTCTGCATCGGACATCGATTTCTGTGCCGACGGACGTGCTCCAGCTGCGG GTTGGACCAGAAGAAGAGCTGGAAGAAGCACGACACAAGTTTTCCTCACACCCAGACCCAACTATAAGTCAGGCTTTTATATCTGATAGAGTCATGAACCCACATATGGCAACACAAAAGGGAGTCAAATACACTAGCTGGTCCCCACTTGGCTGTGACGTAAGCGGACGATGTCTACTCGCATGCTTAACGCTTGACCATCGCCTTACAATCCACAATAGTATGAAGCGTCTTCAGTGGAGTGTGGTAGCTGATCTCACTAGACGATACAGTGAAAGGCTGGCGGAGCGAGGCTACGCCAAAAAAGATGGCAAGCCGCCGGAGGCAAACCTTCTGAATtttgaggagctgcagcggcGGTTCCGTATGCAGACACCTCTCCGAATGGAGTGGTCGAGTCTTTATACAgtcaagcaggtagaggcagaTAATACGTGCAGGGAAGAAGAGATCGTGTTTCTAGCTGTCCTTATGGAAAATGGAGACCTGGTTTTGTGGAGGTTTCGGCTGCCCTGTGTGGACGGGACACACATTGAGTTCTATGATCTCATTGAATCCGGTGTCACTCGACCCAGTGACTTGGCATGGTGGGAATATGAAGGCAGCGACAACCGGATGAGTGGCCTGATCGTGGGCAGCGAGGTGGGACCTGTCAGGATCATGCCAGTCAACCTAGCAGGTGTGAAAGGTTATTTCACCCTCAAACAACCTGTGATCCTGTGGCAGCAGGTGGACGAGATCCCTGTTGAGAACATAAAATGTGTCCCAATTTTCCATCCAATCCAGAAGTCCAACTGCAGCCTGGTGGTTGCCACACGTGGCTGCTATGTCTTCTGGTGCTTGTTGATGATCTCACCCGCAGGTCTGAACGTGCACAATTCACACATTGCCGGACTGCATTCTCTCCCTGTTGTCTCGTTGGCAGTAACTCGGCAAGGAGTGACAGTGTACACCTGTTCCATTGATGGATGGGTGAAGAAGCTGACACCCACCTTCACAGAGACCACCTTGATCTTCGCACAAGAGAACATGCTGCTGCCTGACACCTTCCCAGGACGAAGGATGCATGGTATAGCCGTGAGTCACAATGGAGCCTACATCGCTCTTGCTAGCACACAAGGTATAGTTAGTGGGCATCATCCTGTCAGCAGGAGCTACCAGGTTAACTTTGTGACCGCAAAAACACCTGaaactgcagcaacacagaTTCTGAAGTCACCCTCACAGAGCTTGTACAAGGCGGCAGATCTGCTGGACCTCGTGAGATGGAGAGTGCTGAAGGAGCAGCGCATCCCTCCATCCCTACGAGACCAGCTTGACAAAAAGATCCAGGAAGCTGACACACCCTACCTCTGGCGATTCAAACTCTTCTTGCTTCGCATACTGAAGGAATCCTTAAAGAAAGTGCCTGATGACCCTCTCTGGAAGCCCACATATGAGGATGCCAAGGTGGTAATTCGAGAAGAGGGTGCCGCAGAGGACCAGGCGGTGAAAGAGGAGGACGATGACGAACCCAGAAACGGGGTGGACGAGGAGGACCTGGCTGAGCTGATAAGGGCGGTGAGTGCTGAAATTGCTTCTGTGGAGGCTCGCCTGAGCAGGGAGCATATGAAGAAAGTTCTTGGGGAGGTCTACCTCAACATCTGGACCGCTGTGAACACCAGCATTCCCACTTGTGGACTGGTGGAGTACCTCTCCAAAGACACTAGCGACCGGGCTTCAGAG GTACTGATTGGCCACATCAAGAAGAAGATGAACAAGCAGACCTTTTCAGAGCATTGCAACCTGTGTGAGGAGGTGCTGCCCTTCACATCTGCCAAAGATGCAACCTGCAAAAATGGCCACATGTGGCTCAG gtgtgtgttgtcattCCAGGCCTGCCAGTCGCTGGCGTTCAAACGTTGCCTCCTGCTGGATGGCGTCGCCGGAGTGCCAGAGCCTGGGG CTCCAGAATGGATAAAGAAGATCCTGACCGGGCCCTGTACTTTCTGTGACTCACCGATGATCTAG